The following is a genomic window from Candidatus Angelobacter sp..
CGCTGCGCGATGACGGCAACCAGACAATCGGCCAGCTGGGCGGCGACACTGTTTTGAATTTCGGATGGAAACGCGGCGACCACACGCTGCAGCGCCTCGGCACAGGTCGCGGAATGGACCGTCGTCATGACGAGGTGGCCGGTCTCGGACGCGTTCAATGTCAGACGCATCGTCTCAGGGTCGCGCATTTCGCCGACCATCAACACATCGGGATCTTCGCGCAACGCATCGAGCAGCGCCTGTTCGAATCCGGGCGTGTCACGGCCCACCTCGCGCTGGCGGATGTACGCGCGCCGCGGTCGGAAGTTGTATTCGATCGGGCTTTCGATTGTCACAATGTGCCGCGCCTCGGTCAGATTGATTTCCTGAATCAACGCGGCGAGCGTCGAGGATTTGCCGCATCCGGTCGGCCCGCTGACAAGAATCAATCCGTTGTGAGACGCGACCAGTTTCTTCAGATCGGGGTGCAGGTTGAGTCTCTCGATGGTGGCTTGAAAAGTCGCCAGCAACCGGATGGCGAAACCGACGCCTCGGGCGCTCTGCAACACGTTGATGCGACAACGAACGCCCTGGATCGTCCGCGAGAAATCTGCCGAATGGCGCTCGAGAAAGCCGGACCATTGCGCCTCCCCGATGATTTCG
Proteins encoded in this region:
- a CDS encoding PilT/PilU family type 4a pilus ATPase is translated as MNLHSLIASAQQQGASDLHLEAGLPPAVRVRGSLRMTGEPVAAKTLLEWAREIIGEAQWSGFLERHSADFSRTIQGVRCRINVLQSARGVGFAIRLLATFQATIERLNLHPDLKKLVASHNGLILVSGPTGCGKSSTLAALIQEINLTEARHIVTIESPIEYNFRPRRAYIRQREVGRDTPGFEQALLDALREDPDVLMVGEMRDPETMRLTLNASETGHLVMTTVHSATCAEALQRVVAAFPSEIQNSVAAQLADCLVAVIAQRLRFRPDLNVRVPECEILIPTNPVKAHIRSRDFFKIISALETGAGNGMWTFARYCAWLEKRTSWFIPPPDAEPPDSETDDMPTAATPLPSVSAASMAQAPKPPGPRVSGGKRIEIEPVEGDFGRILK